One Psychrosphaera aestuarii DNA window includes the following coding sequences:
- a CDS encoding acyl-CoA dehydrogenase codes for MSLRTKFKKILPEISRTEQEALDAGDTWIEASIYQGAPDFDTLLNTAPSKLTDEEQAFIDGPLEELLEMLNDMEVHNSNHIPPHVMQHLKDNKFFSFIIPKAFGGLEFSAYASSTIVARISTKSNPIATTVMVPNSLGPGELLAHYGTEEQQNHYLPRLVDGRDIPCFALTSPEAGSDAGGIPDRAIVTKGMYNGEEVVGLRVSWEKRYITLAPIATLVGLAVKVFDPEGLIGAEKDLGITCLLLPADYEGVETGNRHNPLGVNFYNGTTRGTDVFVPMEFVIGGQKNVGRGWQMLVACLGAGRGISLPANGCATGHACLKSTSEYAAIREQFGMPIGKFEGIQEQLALIGGLTYNLEAMRHLVLNSLDLGFKPSVITAMAKYHMTELGRDTLEAAMDVQAGKAIQMGPGNVLATAYFATPIGITVEGANILTRNLMIFGQGATRCHPYVQDLITAIHSEEADADAKFNALFRKTIGYSVKNFFRGLTTAYVPGVGGSSNPDKLVAKFEKRIKRLSSVLAVQSDFALLVLGGDLKRKEMLSARLGDILSFLFMAMGNIKFYLQSENRKELTPYFEYGTRWALQQAEEALEAYVDNFPNRVVAGFLKVSTGNAFLGKTKISDKLITDLAEATLRNDGAKEELTSLVSMKGRDGFTVLSDAYKAKLDVLPLLDKIKKAQRTGKVTKQLTFEELVEVSLQANVVTAEESDKLMAYNEKRKLAIAVDEYTFDMELLSNIDEPKPILKTA; via the coding sequence ATGAGCCTAAGAACAAAATTCAAGAAAATACTTCCTGAAATCTCTCGAACTGAGCAAGAAGCGTTAGACGCAGGTGACACGTGGATTGAAGCCTCTATTTATCAAGGCGCACCTGATTTTGATACGCTGTTAAACACTGCACCGTCAAAATTAACTGACGAAGAGCAAGCGTTCATTGACGGTCCTTTAGAAGAATTGTTAGAAATGCTGAACGATATGGAAGTGCATAACAGCAATCACATTCCACCGCACGTTATGCAGCACTTAAAAGACAACAAGTTTTTCTCTTTTATCATTCCAAAAGCATTTGGCGGTTTAGAATTTAGCGCATACGCGAGTTCAACAATCGTTGCGCGTATCTCAACTAAGAGTAACCCAATCGCTACTACCGTAATGGTACCTAACTCATTAGGCCCAGGCGAGTTACTTGCGCACTACGGTACAGAAGAACAACAAAATCACTACCTACCTCGTTTAGTAGATGGTCGTGACATCCCATGTTTTGCACTTACTAGCCCTGAAGCTGGTTCTGACGCTGGTGGTATTCCAGACCGTGCAATCGTAACTAAAGGCATGTACAACGGCGAAGAAGTTGTTGGTTTACGTGTTAGCTGGGAAAAACGTTACATTACACTAGCACCTATCGCTACTTTGGTTGGTCTAGCGGTTAAGGTATTTGATCCAGAAGGATTAATTGGTGCAGAAAAAGACTTAGGTATTACTTGTTTACTACTTCCTGCTGACTATGAAGGCGTAGAAACTGGTAATCGTCATAACCCATTAGGTGTTAACTTCTACAACGGTACTACTCGTGGTACTGATGTATTTGTTCCTATGGAGTTCGTAATTGGTGGCCAGAAAAATGTTGGTCGCGGTTGGCAAATGCTTGTTGCTTGTTTAGGTGCAGGCCGTGGTATTTCATTACCAGCAAACGGTTGTGCAACGGGACACGCATGTTTGAAGTCTACTTCTGAGTACGCGGCAATTCGTGAACAGTTTGGTATGCCAATTGGTAAATTTGAAGGTATTCAAGAGCAGTTAGCACTTATCGGTGGTTTAACTTATAACCTTGAAGCAATGCGTCACCTAGTTCTTAATTCATTGGACTTAGGTTTCAAACCTTCAGTTATTACTGCAATGGCGAAGTACCACATGACTGAGCTTGGTCGTGATACGCTAGAAGCGGCGATGGACGTTCAAGCAGGTAAAGCAATTCAAATGGGTCCGGGCAACGTTTTAGCGACGGCTTACTTTGCAACGCCAATCGGTATTACTGTTGAAGGTGCAAACATACTTACTCGTAACCTAATGATCTTTGGTCAAGGTGCGACTCGTTGTCACCCATACGTACAAGACTTAATTACTGCAATTCACTCAGAAGAAGCAGACGCAGATGCGAAATTTAACGCCTTGTTCCGTAAAACAATCGGTTACAGCGTGAAGAACTTCTTCCGTGGTTTAACAACGGCATATGTTCCAGGTGTTGGTGGTTCAAGCAACCCAGACAAGCTAGTTGCTAAATTTGAGAAGCGCATTAAACGTTTATCAAGTGTATTAGCCGTGCAGTCTGATTTTGCATTACTTGTATTAGGTGGCGATCTTAAGCGTAAAGAAATGTTATCTGCACGTTTAGGCGACATTCTTAGCTTCTTATTCATGGCGATGGGTAACATTAAGTTCTACCTACAAAGCGAAAACCGTAAAGAACTAACACCTTATTTTGAATACGGAACACGTTGGGCTTTACAGCAAGCTGAAGAAGCATTAGAAGCTTATGTTGATAACTTCCCTAACCGTGTTGTTGCTGGTTTCTTAAAAGTATCAACTGGTAACGCTTTCTTAGGTAAAACTAAGATTTCTGACAAGTTAATTACAGACTTAGCTGAAGCAACGTTACGTAACGACGGCGCGAAAGAAGAGTTAACAAGCCTAGTAAGCATGAAAGGTCGTGATGGTTTCACTGTTCTTTCTGACGCATACAAAGCGAAGTTAGATGTACTTCCTTTACTAGACAAAATTAAGAAAGCTCAGCGTACAGGTAAAGTAACTAAGCAATTAACGTTTGAAGAGTTAGTAGAAGTTTCACTACAAGCAAACGTTGTTACAGCTGAAGAAAGCGATAAGTTGATGGCTTACAACGAAAAACGTAAGCTTGCGATTGCCGTTGATGAGTATACGTTTGATATGGAACTACTATCAAATATCGACGAGCCTAAGCCAATTTTAAAAACGGCTTAA
- a CDS encoding YifB family Mg chelatase-like AAA ATPase, giving the protein MSLAIIFSRARIGIEAPIVTIEVHLSNGLPSFTIVGLPETTVRESKDRVRSAIINSGLEFPQRRITVNLAPADLPKEGGRFDLAIAMGILAASKQISDKQLYQYEFLGELGLNGDIRPIVGEIPSALACLSANRTCILPQSNAIKATIIEKALLLSAHSLFKVVEHFKGGDSLTTPEQDWSLDENLQNHGAHTSTLDMSDVIGQPMAKRALEIAAAGQHNLLFLGPPGTGKSMLARRLSTILPPLTDEQALQSAAVNSISGKSFNFKHWRERPFRAPHHTSTAVALTGGGRPPRPGEISLAHHGVLFLDELPEFSRYTLDALREPLETGNICISRASLQVEFPAQFQLIAALNPSPTGHHMDGRCTSEQVLKYLSRISSPFLDRIDLQIEVPALPKGTLSTMQSERLNEQGINTDAVTHDPMNNLDIRHDNQSESSASIACRVLAAREIMMKRAGKPNALLSSKETAIHCALSFQDSKFLEDTLFRFKMSIRAYHKILKVARTIADLNGEAQIARSHIAEALGYRSMERLLRHLSL; this is encoded by the coding sequence ATGTCTCTCGCAATCATATTTAGTCGGGCAAGAATTGGTATCGAAGCACCAATTGTTACTATTGAAGTGCATTTATCAAACGGATTACCTTCCTTTACTATTGTTGGATTACCTGAGACTACCGTTCGGGAGTCAAAAGACCGAGTCCGAAGTGCAATTATTAATTCAGGTCTAGAATTTCCACAGCGCCGCATTACCGTCAACTTGGCGCCCGCTGACTTACCAAAAGAAGGGGGACGCTTCGACTTAGCAATCGCCATGGGAATCTTGGCAGCAAGCAAACAAATTTCCGATAAACAACTTTATCAATATGAATTTCTTGGTGAACTTGGTTTAAACGGCGATATTAGGCCTATTGTTGGAGAAATACCCTCTGCCCTTGCCTGTTTATCGGCAAACCGAACCTGTATATTGCCACAGAGCAATGCAATAAAAGCCACAATCATTGAAAAGGCTTTATTGCTGTCGGCCCACAGCCTTTTTAAAGTGGTAGAACATTTTAAAGGTGGTGATTCGTTAACAACTCCAGAACAAGATTGGTCGTTAGATGAAAACCTACAAAACCATGGTGCTCATACATCAACGCTAGATATGTCCGATGTCATTGGCCAACCTATGGCTAAACGCGCTTTAGAAATAGCTGCTGCAGGTCAACATAACTTACTTTTTTTAGGACCACCAGGCACCGGTAAGTCTATGTTAGCAAGAAGATTAAGTACCATTTTACCGCCTCTAACCGACGAACAAGCTTTGCAATCCGCTGCGGTCAACTCTATTAGTGGTAAGTCTTTTAATTTTAAGCATTGGCGGGAGCGACCGTTTCGAGCTCCGCATCACACATCTACTGCAGTCGCATTAACCGGAGGTGGAAGGCCACCAAGGCCCGGCGAAATAAGCCTTGCCCATCACGGCGTTTTATTTCTAGATGAGCTTCCAGAATTTAGTCGATATACTTTAGATGCACTTCGTGAGCCTTTAGAAACTGGCAACATTTGTATTTCGAGGGCGTCGTTGCAAGTAGAATTTCCAGCGCAGTTTCAGCTCATCGCAGCATTGAACCCAAGTCCAACAGGTCATCATATGGATGGACGATGTACATCGGAGCAAGTTTTAAAATACCTGAGTCGAATTTCTAGTCCATTTTTAGATCGCATAGATCTTCAAATAGAAGTGCCCGCGTTACCAAAAGGCACTTTATCCACAATGCAATCTGAGCGATTGAACGAGCAAGGTATAAATACGGATGCTGTGACTCATGATCCTATGAATAATCTCGATATACGTCACGACAACCAAAGTGAATCATCGGCGTCAATAGCATGTCGAGTTTTGGCTGCTCGGGAAATAATGATGAAACGTGCTGGGAAACCAAACGCCTTATTATCGAGTAAAGAGACAGCAATTCATTGCGCCCTGTCATTCCAAGATTCCAAATTTTTAGAGGACACTCTTTTTAGATTTAAGATGTCCATTCGCGCTTATCATAAAATATTAAAAGTGGCCCGAACCATTGCTGATTTAAACGGTGAGGCCCAAATAGCGCGGTCACATATCGCTGAGGCGCTAGGCTATCGCTCTATGGAACGTTTACTACGACATTTATCTCTATAA
- a CDS encoding NAD-dependent epimerase/dehydratase family protein: MKAFVTGGTGFLGINLIRQLDALNWHVTAICRVNSDTSALADIPVDWRTGEITNPADVDACLDSDVDVVFHLAGDTNLWERNNNQQYLVNVTATKYIVESALKKGIAKFIHTSSISAYGFHQELITEASSSTALTSKVNYLKTKYLGEQIVKDAVKEHGLAAVILNPCAIMGPYDKHNWSQLFTLIKHDALPGVPSGEGSYCHVREVAKAHVSAVTQGTIGENYILAGVDHSFLEVVNKIALKLNKPKYNKTISPVLLKFIARCSNLWSIISRKEPNMTPEKALMVTERVLAISSKAVNELGYNDKVPLDEMLDDCYEWLKQEHII, from the coding sequence ATGAAGGCATTTGTTACGGGTGGCACGGGATTTTTAGGTATCAACTTAATTCGACAATTGGATGCACTTAACTGGCATGTAACTGCAATATGCCGTGTAAACTCTGATACTAGTGCGTTAGCTGACATACCAGTGGATTGGCGTACCGGTGAAATAACTAATCCGGCCGATGTTGACGCGTGTTTAGATAGTGACGTAGATGTTGTGTTTCATTTGGCAGGGGATACTAATTTATGGGAACGTAATAATAATCAACAGTACTTGGTAAACGTCACTGCAACAAAGTACATAGTTGAAAGCGCGTTAAAAAAAGGAATTGCTAAGTTCATTCATACTTCCTCAATTTCAGCATACGGGTTTCATCAAGAGCTAATAACTGAGGCGTCTTCAAGCACGGCTTTGACGTCAAAGGTTAACTATTTAAAAACTAAATACCTCGGCGAACAGATCGTTAAAGATGCAGTTAAGGAACATGGTCTAGCAGCGGTAATATTAAATCCATGCGCAATCATGGGGCCTTATGACAAGCACAATTGGTCACAGTTATTTACATTAATAAAACATGACGCATTGCCTGGTGTACCAAGTGGAGAGGGCTCGTACTGTCATGTTCGTGAAGTGGCAAAAGCTCATGTATCCGCAGTAACACAGGGGACAATAGGTGAAAATTATATACTTGCTGGCGTTGATCACAGCTTTTTAGAAGTTGTGAATAAAATAGCGCTCAAGCTTAATAAGCCAAAGTACAATAAAACGATATCGCCAGTGTTACTAAAGTTTATCGCTCGATGTAGTAATTTATGGTCCATCATTTCGAGGAAAGAACCAAACATGACACCTGAAAAGGCATTGATGGTTACCGAACGAGTGTTGGCGATTAGCAGTAAAGCCGTAAATGAACTTGGCTATAATGACAAAGTTCCTCTAGATGAAATGTTAGACGACTGTTACGAATGGCTGAAACAGGAACATATCATTTAG
- a CDS encoding alpha/beta hydrolase family protein, with protein sequence MKVFQKLLLTFGLMLSITVAASPKSALNYQHFAHLPLISNVTVSPDGKHIAAIYQAESGPAVVVSKFGSQDISVVAKLDKDRDRLDQVTWSGPKRLIIESSISQRQNKDYWRKSFYYAVNIDGSNLLQIMPQPIAIGTKWEKQAGTRVRLISNLPTDQDHILVQVFDARDKAQSVFKVNILNNEFEKQFINKYNVDSWFVDSKGRVTLGIGVKENEPEMLQYWYRKDGEGEWALINEYRNMSGDTFTPLLIQNEKLWVLSDRELNRDAIWEFDPQTAKFGDLVYSHPKYDVSRVVMNGDRTRAIGVSYTEHFQETHYFNGNDTSVNTIVANSFPNYETVIGSRDLSSQKLMIIAYKNDSPAKYFWLDLAEGKAGFWFSQYPYLEGQQLGKTEPFDYTARDGMQLHGYLTMPVNVQAGKKPPLVVLPHGGPFGPRDDQSFDYLVQFLANLGYAVVQPNFRGSGGYGSVYQTAGYKQWGLAMQNDVYDSVEWLKSQGKVDTSNACVVGWSYGGYVGLTASYQQPDAFKCIVSIAGVSDIERHARENSLRRSALSEFTKQAIGDISISADAKQLENASAINFLDKIKAPILLIHGRKDTQVHFNQSSDFYEAADDAGVDIDYIEYETGTHYLDEYNNRLDAFKHIEKFLKKHLKAK encoded by the coding sequence TTGAAAGTATTTCAAAAGCTCTTACTCACGTTCGGTTTAATGCTATCGATTACAGTCGCCGCATCGCCTAAAAGCGCGTTAAACTACCAACACTTTGCACACTTACCATTAATTTCAAATGTAACTGTCTCTCCAGATGGAAAACACATTGCTGCTATTTACCAGGCAGAGAGTGGACCTGCGGTCGTTGTATCAAAGTTTGGTAGTCAAGATATCAGTGTTGTAGCGAAACTAGATAAAGATCGAGATCGCTTAGATCAGGTAACTTGGAGTGGTCCAAAAAGACTTATTATCGAATCGAGTATTTCCCAACGACAAAATAAAGATTATTGGCGAAAGTCTTTTTATTATGCCGTTAATATTGACGGAAGCAATTTACTTCAAATTATGCCACAGCCTATTGCGATTGGCACAAAGTGGGAGAAGCAAGCTGGCACAAGAGTTCGCTTAATATCTAACTTACCAACAGATCAAGATCACATACTAGTTCAAGTTTTTGATGCTAGAGATAAAGCTCAGTCTGTATTTAAGGTCAACATCTTAAATAATGAATTCGAAAAGCAATTTATAAATAAATACAACGTAGATTCGTGGTTTGTTGACTCTAAAGGTCGAGTAACGTTAGGTATTGGTGTTAAAGAAAATGAACCTGAAATGCTTCAGTATTGGTATCGTAAAGATGGCGAGGGCGAGTGGGCATTAATCAATGAATATAGAAATATGTCAGGCGATACGTTTACGCCATTGCTTATTCAAAATGAAAAATTATGGGTATTAAGTGATAGAGAACTAAACCGTGATGCAATTTGGGAATTTGATCCTCAAACAGCAAAGTTTGGTGACTTAGTATATTCACATCCAAAATATGATGTATCAAGGGTTGTTATGAATGGCGACCGCACTAGAGCAATTGGCGTTAGCTATACCGAGCACTTTCAAGAAACACATTATTTTAATGGGAATGACACGTCTGTAAATACAATAGTTGCGAACTCTTTTCCTAACTATGAAACAGTGATCGGTAGTCGCGACTTATCAAGTCAAAAATTGATGATCATTGCATACAAAAATGACTCACCAGCAAAGTACTTTTGGTTAGATTTAGCCGAAGGTAAAGCGGGTTTTTGGTTTAGTCAGTACCCTTATTTAGAGGGCCAGCAACTAGGAAAAACAGAACCATTCGATTACACGGCACGCGACGGTATGCAGTTACATGGTTACTTAACGATGCCAGTTAACGTTCAGGCCGGAAAAAAACCACCACTTGTTGTACTTCCGCATGGTGGTCCGTTTGGTCCTAGAGATGACCAAAGCTTTGATTACCTAGTCCAGTTTTTGGCAAATTTAGGTTACGCAGTTGTTCAGCCAAACTTTAGAGGGTCAGGTGGTTATGGTTCGGTTTACCAAACAGCTGGTTACAAGCAGTGGGGTTTGGCAATGCAAAATGATGTATACGACAGTGTTGAATGGTTAAAAAGCCAAGGCAAAGTAGACACTTCTAATGCATGTGTCGTAGGTTGGAGCTATGGTGGTTATGTAGGATTAACGGCATCGTATCAGCAGCCGGATGCATTTAAATGTATCGTAAGTATTGCGGGCGTGAGCGATATCGAACGCCATGCAAGAGAAAATAGTTTGCGACGCAGTGCGTTAAGTGAATTTACTAAACAAGCTATTGGTGACATTAGTATTAGTGCAGACGCCAAACAATTAGAAAATGCATCAGCAATAAACTTTTTAGATAAAATTAAGGCACCGATTCTATTAATTCATGGCAGAAAGGATACGCAAGTTCATTTTAATCAATCCTCAGACTTTTATGAAGCTGCAGACGATGCAGGCGTAGACATTGACTACATTGAATATGAAACAGGCACGCATTATTTAGATGAGTACAACAATCGTTTAGATGCCTTTAAGCATATTGAAAAGTTCTTGAAGAAGCACCTAAAAGCGAAGTAA
- a CDS encoding NYN domain-containing protein, translated as MNNDLTNSASLGNVAIFVDVQNIYYTTKEVFNRSFDYRKFWKSIEEKGNIVCANAYAIDSNNDGQRKFQDALRHIGFNVKLKPYIQRQDGSAKGDWDVGITIDIMDVAPNVNTIILLSGDGDFELLMRTVQERHSVYTQVIGVKKLTANLLIDAVDQFIEIDDALLK; from the coding sequence ATGAACAACGATTTAACTAACAGTGCCTCACTAGGCAACGTCGCAATATTTGTCGATGTTCAAAATATTTATTACACCACTAAGGAAGTCTTTAATCGCTCCTTTGATTACCGCAAGTTTTGGAAAAGCATCGAAGAAAAAGGCAATATCGTATGTGCAAATGCCTATGCTATCGATAGTAACAACGACGGCCAGAGAAAATTTCAAGATGCACTTCGTCATATTGGATTTAATGTAAAACTTAAACCATATATTCAACGACAGGATGGTAGTGCAAAAGGCGATTGGGACGTAGGTATAACAATAGATATAATGGATGTTGCGCCCAATGTTAATACGATTATATTGTTATCTGGTGATGGTGACTTTGAGTTACTGATGCGCACCGTTCAGGAACGACACAGCGTTTACACTCAAGTCATTGGAGTAAAGAAACTAACCGCAAATTTACTTATAGATGCGGTTGATCAGTTCATTGAAATTGATGATGCACTTTTAAAATAG